From the genome of Ptychodera flava strain L36383 chromosome 22, AS_Pfla_20210202, whole genome shotgun sequence, one region includes:
- the LOC139122807 gene encoding forkhead box protein F1-like produces the protein MKAATKPRAVQQLIFDGADDRKPTKSYVEMVVEVLRDSYAGEMHPSEIYQALEMKYSYYRNMSPRSKKSWMSSIRHALLHQAFKSRPGDVSSKKRGKIWSLNENFNEQQRERPGRSPSSQMQTKKRKSVPLQELPMPQADSHLSGGNEVHGVNINQSIGNQHYPNYGFHSQQYGQAADNHMISSYAATNNLPLNSYFQNRNSPSTLPAGSYYSSGHDIPVRSYVMPGPVQNGVRFLPPPGGMTIAPILSPPAVTSSFLSDGLLVSSRRSPVYGPVPVVDPNAAANAFHVVPQNAPSHVMPATEDNKLSSHAHSIKSGVSSTQQAVEQQKTSRQQQDHVTTSDSQVTNAPKEDPAITSQNQVGATVPTEQQQHITNGSQNQQACMTTPKGKGAITGSPTKEHQDVHSSTCAPAIVQIHHYSPKDVQKQDINLPPAPENCACCVMYYTPPKRMRTDAQYDCTQQQPDGPENQMKTERTVDSSAYSEKDDLQKIIRKSLDIGNNESGGWVNEWTSFMTESMMGAMGQSASKLEVMYDQNSVRPEREQS, from the exons ATGAAGGCGGCTACAAAACCACGAGCTGTGCAGCAGCTAATATTTGATGGAGCAGACGACAGAAAACCGACAAAGAGTTACGTCGAAATGGTGGTCGAAGTCCTGAGAGACAGTTACGCAGGAGAAATGCATCCCAGCGAAATTTACCAGGCGCTCGA GATGAAGTACAGCTATTATCGAAATATGTCACCAAGGAGCAAGAAAAGTTGGATG AGTTCTATACGGCATGCCCTTCTACATCAGGCATTCAAATCTAGACCTGGAGATGTTTCAAGTAAAAAACGTGGCAAGATCTGGTCACTGAATGAAAACTTCAATGAACAACAGAGAGAAAGGCCAGGTAGGAGTCCATCCAGCCAAATGCAAACTAAAAAGAGAAAATCCGTACCACTGCAAGAGCTTCCGATGCCCCAAGCTGACAGTCACCTCTCTGGAGGAAATGAAGTTCATGGTGTAAATATCAACCAGAGCATTGGTAATCAGCATTACCCAAACTATGGTTTCCACTCTCAACAATATGGCCAGGCTGCTGACAATCACATGATATCGTCCTACGCTGCTACCAACAACCTGCCTCTGAACTCCTACTTTCAGAATAGAAATTCACCTTCCACACTACCAGCTGGGAGTTATTATAGTAGTGGACATGATATCCCAGTGCGATCATATGTAATGCCAGGTCCTGTACAGAATGGGGTAAGATTCCTGCCTCCACCAGGTGGCATGACTATAGCTCCGATCTTAAGCCCACCAGCTGTGACCAGTTCCTTCTTGTCAGACGGTCTGCTTGTGTCTTCAAGACGCTCACCGGTGTACGGCCCAGTTCCAGTGGTTGACCCCAATGCAGCTGCCAATGCCTTCCATGTCGTCCCTCAGAATGCACCATCTCATGTCATGCCAGCAACAGAGGACAACAAGCTGTCATCTCATGCACATTCCATCAAGTCTGGTGTATCATCAACGCAGCAAGCAGTTGAACAACAGAAGACATCAAGGCAACAGCAAGATCATGTGACCACATCAGATTCTCAAGTAACCAATGCACCAAAAGAAGATCCTGCAATTACCAGCCAGAATCAAGTGGGAGCCACGGTACCAACAGAACAGCAGCAACATATCACAAATGGCAGTCAAAATCAGCAGGCTTGCATGACAACACCAAAAGGCAAAGGTGCCATTACAGGAAGTCCTACAAAAGAACATCAAGATGTACACAGCTCTACTTGTGCCCCAGCTATCGTCCAGATCCATCACTATTCTCCAAAAGATGTGCAGAAGCAAGACATCAACCTGCCTCCAGCTCCAGAGAACTGTGCATGTTGTGTTATGTACTACACTCCACCAAAGAGAATGAGAACCGATGCGCAGTATGATTGCACCCAGCAACAGCCTGATG GACCTGAAAACCAGATGAAAACTGAACGTACTGTGGATAGTAGTGCCTACAGTGAGAAAGATGATCTACAGAAAATTATTCGCAAGTCCTTAGATATTGGCAATAATGAAAGTGGTGGCTGGGTCAATGAATGGACATCATTCATGACAGAGAGCATGATGGGAGCCATGGGACAATCAGCATCCAAGTTAGAGGTTATGTATGACCAGAATAGTGTAAGACCTGAAAGGGAGCAAAGTTAG